One genomic window of Canis lupus baileyi chromosome 22, mCanLup2.hap1, whole genome shotgun sequence includes the following:
- the POMGNT2 gene encoding protein O-linked-mannose beta-1,4-N-acetylglucosaminyltransferase 2 isoform X1 has protein sequence MKGSCGSAGRPQGWVKAAGPAALSGGGPVARAQGGRMHLSAVLNALLVSVLAAVLWKHVRLREHAAALEEEVAAGRQAPAPGPAPRADYARALQLLSEGGTHMVCTGRTHTDRVCRFKWLCYSNEAEEFIFFHGNASVMLPNLGSRRFQPALLDLSTVEDHNTQYFNFVELPAAALRFLPKPVFVPDVALVANRFNPDNLMHVFHDDLLPLFYTLRQFPGLAHEARLFFMEGWSEGAHFDLYKLLSPKQPLLRAQLKTLGRLLCFSHAFVGLSKVTTWYQYGFVQPQGPKANILVSGNEIRQFARFMMEKLNVSQAGAPLGEEYILVFSRTQNRLILNEAELLLALAQEFQMKTVTVSLEDQAFADVVRLVSNASMLVSVHGAQLVTALFLPRGATVVELFPYAVNPDHYTPYKTLATLPGMDLQYVAWRNMMPENTVTHPERPWDQGGIAHLDRAEQARILQSREVPRHLCCRNPEWLFRIYQDTKVDIPSLIQTVRRVVKGRPGPRKQKWTVGLYPGKVREARCQASVQGASEARLTVSWQIPWNLKYLKVREVKYEVWLQEQGENTYVPYILALQNHTFTENIKPFTTYLVWVRCIFNKTLLGPFADVLVCNT, from the coding sequence GCTCTTGCGGTTCCGCGGGGCGCCCGCAGGGATGGGTGAAGGCCGCGGGGCCAGCGGCGCTGTCCGGGGGCGGTCCTGTCGCTAGGGCCCAGGGCGGCAGGATGCACCTGTCGGCGGTGCTCAACGCCCTCCTGGTGTCGGTGCTGGCCGCCGTCCTGTGGAAGCACGTGCGGCTGCGGGAGCATGCGGCGGcgctggaggaggaggtggccgCCGGCCGCCAggcccccgcgcccggccccgcgcccagGGCCGACTACGCCCGGGCGCTGCAGCTCCTGAGCGAGGGCGGCACGCACATGGTGTGCACCGGCCGCACGCACACCGACCGCGTCTGCCGCTTTAAGTGGCTCTGCTACTCCAACGAGGCCGAGGAGTTCATCTTCTTCCACGGCAACGCCTCGGTCATGCTGCCCAACCTGGGCTCCCGGCGCTTCCAGCCGGCCCTGCTCGACCTGTCCACCGTGGAGGACCACAACACCCAGTACTTCAACTTCGTGGAGCTGCCGGCCGCCGCCCTGCGCTTCCTGCCCAAGCCCGTGTTCGTGCCCGACGTGGCCCTGGTCGCCAACCGCTTCAACCCCGACAACCTGATGCACGTCTTCCACGACGACCTGCTGCCTCTCTTCTACACGCTGAGGCAGTTCCCCGGCCTGGCCCACGAGGCCCGCCTCTTCTTCATGGAGGGCTGGAGCGAGGGCGCCCACTTCGACCTGTACAAGCTCCTCAGCCCTAAGCAGCCGCTCCTGCGCGCGCAGCTGAAGACGCTGGGCCGGCTGCTGTGCTTCTCCCACGCCTTCGTGGGCCTCTCCAAGGTCACCACCTGGTACCAGTACGGCTTCGTGCAGCCGCAGGGCCCCAAGGCTAACATCCTGGTCTCGGGCAACGAGATCCGGCAGTTCGCCCGGTTCATGATGGAGAAGCTGAACGTGAGCCAGGCGGGCGCTCCCCTCGGGGAGGAGTACATCTTGGTCTTCAGCCGAACCCAAAACAGGCTCATCCTGAATGAGGCGGAGCTGCTGTTGGCCCTGGCCCAGGAGTTCCAGATGAAGACGGTGACGGTGTCCCTGGAGGACCAGGCCTTTGCCGATGTCGTGCGGCTGGTCAGCAACGCCTCCATGCTGGTCAGCGTGCATGGGGCCCAGCTGGTCACTGCCCTCTTCCTGCCCCGCGGGGCGACCGTGGTCGAGCTCTTCCCCTATGCCGTCAACCCTGACCACTACACCCCCTATAAGACGCTGGCCACGCTGCCTGGCATGGACCTCCAGTATGTGGCCTGGCGCAACATGATGCCGGAGAACACTGTCACGCATCCCGAGCGGCCCTGGGACCAGGGGGGCATCGCTCACCTGGACCGGGCCGAGCAGGCCCGCATCCTACAGAGCCGTGAGGTTCCTCGTCACCTCTGCTGCCGGAACCCTGAGTGGCTCTTCCGCATCTACCAGGACACCAAGGTGGACATCCCATCCCTCATCCAGACTGTACGGCGTGTGGTGAAGGGCCGGCCAGGGCCACGGAAGCAGAAGTGGACCGTGGGCCTGTACCCAGGCAAGGTTCGGGAGGCACGGTGCCAGGCGTCCGTGCAGGGTGCTTCTGAGGCCCGCCTCACCGTCTCCTGGCAGATCCCATGGAACCTCAAGTACCTGAAAGTGAGGGAGGTGAAGTACGAGGTGTGGctccaggagcagggggagaacACCTATGTGCCTTACATCCTGGCTCTGCAGAACCACACCTTCACTGAGAACATCAAGCCTTTTACTACCTACTTGGTGTGGGTCCGCTGCATCTTCAACAAGACCCTCCTGGGACCCTTTGCAGATGTGTTAGTGTGCAATACGTAG
- the POMGNT2 gene encoding protein O-linked-mannose beta-1,4-N-acetylglucosaminyltransferase 2 isoform X2: MHLSAVLNALLVSVLAAVLWKHVRLREHAAALEEEVAAGRQAPAPGPAPRADYARALQLLSEGGTHMVCTGRTHTDRVCRFKWLCYSNEAEEFIFFHGNASVMLPNLGSRRFQPALLDLSTVEDHNTQYFNFVELPAAALRFLPKPVFVPDVALVANRFNPDNLMHVFHDDLLPLFYTLRQFPGLAHEARLFFMEGWSEGAHFDLYKLLSPKQPLLRAQLKTLGRLLCFSHAFVGLSKVTTWYQYGFVQPQGPKANILVSGNEIRQFARFMMEKLNVSQAGAPLGEEYILVFSRTQNRLILNEAELLLALAQEFQMKTVTVSLEDQAFADVVRLVSNASMLVSVHGAQLVTALFLPRGATVVELFPYAVNPDHYTPYKTLATLPGMDLQYVAWRNMMPENTVTHPERPWDQGGIAHLDRAEQARILQSREVPRHLCCRNPEWLFRIYQDTKVDIPSLIQTVRRVVKGRPGPRKQKWTVGLYPGKVREARCQASVQGASEARLTVSWQIPWNLKYLKVREVKYEVWLQEQGENTYVPYILALQNHTFTENIKPFTTYLVWVRCIFNKTLLGPFADVLVCNT; encoded by the coding sequence ATGCACCTGTCGGCGGTGCTCAACGCCCTCCTGGTGTCGGTGCTGGCCGCCGTCCTGTGGAAGCACGTGCGGCTGCGGGAGCATGCGGCGGcgctggaggaggaggtggccgCCGGCCGCCAggcccccgcgcccggccccgcgcccagGGCCGACTACGCCCGGGCGCTGCAGCTCCTGAGCGAGGGCGGCACGCACATGGTGTGCACCGGCCGCACGCACACCGACCGCGTCTGCCGCTTTAAGTGGCTCTGCTACTCCAACGAGGCCGAGGAGTTCATCTTCTTCCACGGCAACGCCTCGGTCATGCTGCCCAACCTGGGCTCCCGGCGCTTCCAGCCGGCCCTGCTCGACCTGTCCACCGTGGAGGACCACAACACCCAGTACTTCAACTTCGTGGAGCTGCCGGCCGCCGCCCTGCGCTTCCTGCCCAAGCCCGTGTTCGTGCCCGACGTGGCCCTGGTCGCCAACCGCTTCAACCCCGACAACCTGATGCACGTCTTCCACGACGACCTGCTGCCTCTCTTCTACACGCTGAGGCAGTTCCCCGGCCTGGCCCACGAGGCCCGCCTCTTCTTCATGGAGGGCTGGAGCGAGGGCGCCCACTTCGACCTGTACAAGCTCCTCAGCCCTAAGCAGCCGCTCCTGCGCGCGCAGCTGAAGACGCTGGGCCGGCTGCTGTGCTTCTCCCACGCCTTCGTGGGCCTCTCCAAGGTCACCACCTGGTACCAGTACGGCTTCGTGCAGCCGCAGGGCCCCAAGGCTAACATCCTGGTCTCGGGCAACGAGATCCGGCAGTTCGCCCGGTTCATGATGGAGAAGCTGAACGTGAGCCAGGCGGGCGCTCCCCTCGGGGAGGAGTACATCTTGGTCTTCAGCCGAACCCAAAACAGGCTCATCCTGAATGAGGCGGAGCTGCTGTTGGCCCTGGCCCAGGAGTTCCAGATGAAGACGGTGACGGTGTCCCTGGAGGACCAGGCCTTTGCCGATGTCGTGCGGCTGGTCAGCAACGCCTCCATGCTGGTCAGCGTGCATGGGGCCCAGCTGGTCACTGCCCTCTTCCTGCCCCGCGGGGCGACCGTGGTCGAGCTCTTCCCCTATGCCGTCAACCCTGACCACTACACCCCCTATAAGACGCTGGCCACGCTGCCTGGCATGGACCTCCAGTATGTGGCCTGGCGCAACATGATGCCGGAGAACACTGTCACGCATCCCGAGCGGCCCTGGGACCAGGGGGGCATCGCTCACCTGGACCGGGCCGAGCAGGCCCGCATCCTACAGAGCCGTGAGGTTCCTCGTCACCTCTGCTGCCGGAACCCTGAGTGGCTCTTCCGCATCTACCAGGACACCAAGGTGGACATCCCATCCCTCATCCAGACTGTACGGCGTGTGGTGAAGGGCCGGCCAGGGCCACGGAAGCAGAAGTGGACCGTGGGCCTGTACCCAGGCAAGGTTCGGGAGGCACGGTGCCAGGCGTCCGTGCAGGGTGCTTCTGAGGCCCGCCTCACCGTCTCCTGGCAGATCCCATGGAACCTCAAGTACCTGAAAGTGAGGGAGGTGAAGTACGAGGTGTGGctccaggagcagggggagaacACCTATGTGCCTTACATCCTGGCTCTGCAGAACCACACCTTCACTGAGAACATCAAGCCTTTTACTACCTACTTGGTGTGGGTCCGCTGCATCTTCAACAAGACCCTCCTGGGACCCTTTGCAGATGTGTTAGTGTGCAATACGTAG